From Paenibacillus sp. GP183, one genomic window encodes:
- a CDS encoding redoxin domain-containing protein, whose translation MRIPLSKGEIAPDFAFAGVDGVPLQLSDLRGRKVLLAFFRNAACAMCNLRVRHFIRRYNQWSLQGLEILAVFESPETNMSQYVGRQEAPFPLIADPKADLYDLYGVEVSEEKVQATMADTNTQKFVAEAAAEGFALTPEEGSNFYRIPAEFLIDENGIVQDAHYGQLVIDHLPLDVIDRFADGNNAAVDSGEFV comes from the coding sequence ATGAGAATTCCATTATCTAAGGGGGAAATCGCCCCTGATTTCGCGTTCGCAGGTGTCGACGGAGTTCCTCTCCAGTTGTCCGATCTTCGCGGCCGCAAGGTGCTGCTCGCGTTCTTTCGCAACGCCGCCTGCGCGATGTGCAACTTGCGGGTGCGGCATTTCATCCGGCGCTACAACCAGTGGAGCCTGCAAGGACTGGAGATATTAGCGGTGTTCGAATCTCCGGAAACTAACATGTCCCAGTATGTCGGCCGGCAGGAAGCGCCATTCCCGTTAATTGCTGATCCTAAAGCCGATCTCTATGACCTATACGGCGTCGAAGTGTCCGAGGAGAAGGTGCAAGCGACTATGGCTGATACGAATACACAGAAGTTCGTAGCTGAGGCGGCGGCTGAAGGTTTTGCTTTGACTCCGGAGGAAGGATCCAACTTCTATCGCATCCCGGCCGAATTCTTGATCGACGAGAACGGTATCGTACAGGATGCGCACTATGGCCAACTAGTGATAGATCACTTACCGCTCGACGTAATCGACCGTTTTGCTGATGGTAATAACGCCGCAGTCGATTCAGGAGAGTTTGTTTAA
- a CDS encoding nucleotidyltransferase domain-containing protein, translating into MNKLCCSLNRNTSNIESVYIYGSVALGDYIEGSSDIDFIAILREQPSISDIQAISAAHEEVENGIPNTDIMGAYLLINDLGKPGSEISSLLTYYNKQLHADGRGADINPITWWILKNHGIRIYGRALDVRFNLSDIED; encoded by the coding sequence ATGAATAAGTTGTGTTGCTCTTTAAATAGGAACACTTCAAACATTGAATCTGTTTATATTTACGGTTCGGTCGCGTTAGGAGATTATATCGAGGGTTCCAGCGATATAGATTTTATCGCAATTCTTCGAGAGCAACCTAGTATATCGGATATTCAGGCAATCTCAGCAGCTCATGAAGAGGTTGAAAATGGGATTCCAAACACTGATATAATGGGAGCTTACTTACTCATTAATGATCTGGGGAAACCAGGAAGTGAAATTAGTTCTTTATTGACCTACTATAATAAACAATTACATGCAGATGGAAGAGGCGCCGATATTAATCCAATTACTTGGTGGATTTTAAAAAATCATGGTATTAGGATATATGGACGAGCATTGGATGTCAGATTTAACTTGTCCGATATTGAGGATTGA
- a CDS encoding Crp/Fnr family transcriptional regulator, with protein MSNVFPELHTLSDIFPYFQAIPADDWAAAQPRLRTFSVKSTLFHKEDAAEYALFLIAGTVQISNVTEGGREALSNRLSAGDICAIMVLSGLSEREYPCTITAETEVTALFVAKSSFIRWIQMYTPIRNAVFGNILDGLIRMGSILSSKMAQPLDSRLAGTLLRLTLEQQPTVQITHQQLAVELGSAREVISRVLSRMQKKSWIEMGRGWVSVRQRGALMELVGDQVTEGKSIS; from the coding sequence ATGTCAAATGTCTTTCCTGAATTGCATACCCTGTCCGACATTTTTCCTTATTTCCAAGCTATCCCAGCTGATGATTGGGCCGCTGCACAGCCTCGGCTTAGAACATTTTCTGTTAAATCGACCTTATTTCATAAAGAGGATGCCGCTGAGTATGCCTTGTTCCTCATTGCAGGAACAGTACAGATCTCGAATGTTACCGAAGGGGGCCGTGAAGCGCTTTCCAACCGGCTGTCGGCCGGTGATATATGCGCCATTATGGTGCTAAGCGGTTTAAGTGAACGCGAATATCCATGTACCATTACGGCGGAGACCGAGGTGACGGCCCTGTTCGTGGCGAAGAGCTCGTTTATACGATGGATTCAGATGTATACGCCTATTCGGAATGCGGTATTCGGAAACATTTTGGATGGGTTGATCCGTATGGGCAGCATCCTTTCAAGTAAAATGGCGCAGCCGCTGGACTCTCGGCTCGCCGGAACGTTGTTGAGGCTGACGTTGGAGCAGCAACCGACCGTCCAGATTACTCATCAGCAGTTAGCTGTCGAACTAGGGTCCGCTCGTGAAGTAATCAGCCGCGTTTTGAGCCGAATGCAAAAGAAGAGTTGGATCGAAATGGGACGGGGTTGGGTATCAGTTCGGCAGCGGGGAGCATTGATGGAGCTCGTTGGTGACCAGGTCACAGAAGGTAAGAGCATCTCATGA
- a CDS encoding serine hydrolase: MTNIITLDIPRSSPELQAIASDAVVRFLKAVQKQGLELHSFILVRHDCVVAEGWWAPYAPERPHMLFSLSKSFASTAIGLLAEEGRISLDDKVISFFPEDTPSDVSSNLASMAIRHLLMMGTGHAQDTAGPMQETDHWVRGFLQLPVEHEPGTQFVYNSGATYLLSAILQQITGQTLLDYLQPRLLKPLGIDGATWESCPRGINFGGWGMKVKTEDIAKFGLLYLHKGQWDGKHLLPEAWVEEATSKQISNGPSTSTDWVQGYGYQFWRCRHNAYRGDGAFGQYCIVMPEQDAVLAITSGVSDMQAVLNAVWEHLLPAMGTEALQENRDAEASLLLELRNLKLEPPRLEASSPLEAEISGVEYELEDNKEGLRALSIRFSEQGGTLLISDNRGMHTFQLGRNEWREGTYTMYTKEENPGCSSMTWRDKNTLLLTTRFVETPFCLTTTCTFGEQNVQLLIQQNVSFGGPEPKPIMGKASV; encoded by the coding sequence ATGACCAATATCATTACTCTCGACATCCCAAGAAGCAGCCCGGAGCTTCAAGCCATCGCATCCGATGCCGTCGTCCGATTCTTGAAAGCGGTTCAAAAACAGGGGCTGGAGCTCCACAGCTTCATACTTGTGCGGCACGACTGCGTCGTCGCGGAAGGCTGGTGGGCTCCTTATGCGCCCGAACGTCCGCACATGCTGTTCTCGCTCAGCAAAAGCTTCGCCTCTACGGCCATAGGGCTTCTGGCGGAGGAAGGCCGGATTTCCCTGGATGACAAGGTCATTTCGTTCTTTCCGGAGGATACGCCCTCGGACGTATCGAGCAATCTCGCCTCCATGGCAATCCGCCATCTGCTCATGATGGGCACCGGCCATGCCCAGGATACCGCAGGACCGATGCAGGAAACCGACCATTGGGTTCGGGGCTTCCTACAGCTTCCGGTTGAGCACGAGCCCGGTACTCAATTCGTTTATAACAGCGGGGCTACTTATTTGCTTTCGGCGATCCTGCAGCAAATCACTGGCCAGACGCTGCTCGACTATTTGCAGCCCCGGCTGCTGAAGCCGCTTGGCATTGACGGTGCGACATGGGAAAGCTGTCCTCGCGGAATTAACTTTGGCGGCTGGGGCATGAAGGTCAAAACCGAAGACATTGCGAAATTCGGACTTTTATATTTGCATAAGGGGCAGTGGGACGGAAAGCACCTCCTCCCCGAAGCGTGGGTGGAGGAAGCGACCTCCAAGCAAATTTCCAACGGTCCAAGCACGAGTACGGATTGGGTACAAGGGTACGGATACCAATTCTGGAGATGCCGACACAACGCTTACCGCGGAGACGGCGCCTTCGGTCAGTACTGCATCGTGATGCCCGAGCAGGACGCAGTCCTGGCCATTACGTCCGGTGTCAGCGACATGCAGGCTGTCCTTAACGCCGTCTGGGAACATCTGCTACCTGCTATGGGCACCGAGGCACTGCAGGAGAACCGGGATGCGGAAGCCTCGCTGCTGCTGGAACTGCGGAACTTGAAGTTGGAGCCGCCGAGACTGGAAGCAAGCTCTCCGTTGGAAGCGGAAATTTCGGGCGTCGAGTACGAGCTGGAGGACAACAAGGAGGGCCTTCGCGCATTATCCATCCGGTTTTCCGAGCAGGGGGGGACTCTTCTCATTAGCGACAACCGGGGAATGCATACCTTTCAACTCGGGAGAAATGAATGGCGCGAAGGTACGTACACTATGTATACGAAGGAAGAGAATCCCGGCTGCTCTTCCATGACCTGGCGCGACAAGAACACGCTCTTATTGACGACCCGTTTCGTGGAGACTCCCTTCTGTCTGACGACGACATGCACGTTCGGGGAACAAAATGTGCAGCTGCTTATTCAGCAGAACGTCTCTTTCGGCGGCCC
- a CDS encoding DUF2071 domain-containing protein, whose translation MSSDTIVEALGFSMELEGSVRIIMNSQRPWPVPSGSWIIKQSWRDLLFLHYPVKVESLRHHVPTGLEIDTYNEFAWISVVPFWMCGIRFRGTPSVPYLSNFPELNVRTYVKVGNKPGVYFFSLDAESAFGVFFGRRIYKLPYFFSHIHIAREADNKQVYESIRKEKRVTFKGSYKPISEVYRAEQGTLDYWLVERYCLYSEDRNRVFISEINHQPWILQDVEYEISENSMLKTYGIDLPDPFCAHYCKRLDVHVWPLKRVKL comes from the coding sequence TTGAGTAGTGATACAATTGTTGAAGCTCTTGGATTCTCGATGGAGTTGGAGGGAAGTGTTCGGATAATCATGAATTCACAACGACCTTGGCCTGTCCCAAGTGGTTCTTGGATCATAAAGCAAAGTTGGCGAGATCTTTTATTTTTGCATTACCCCGTCAAGGTGGAATCTCTTAGACATCATGTTCCCACTGGCTTAGAAATTGATACTTATAATGAATTTGCTTGGATCAGTGTTGTGCCTTTTTGGATGTGTGGAATTCGGTTTAGGGGAACTCCATCCGTACCTTATTTATCGAATTTTCCAGAGCTAAACGTAAGAACTTATGTGAAAGTAGGAAATAAACCTGGAGTTTATTTCTTCAGTTTAGATGCCGAGAGTGCGTTTGGGGTTTTCTTTGGCAGAAGAATCTATAAATTACCTTATTTCTTTTCACATATACATATCGCTCGCGAGGCGGATAATAAACAAGTCTATGAAAGTATTAGAAAAGAGAAGAGAGTTACATTTAAGGGAAGCTATAAACCAATATCGGAAGTTTACCGCGCAGAACAAGGAACCTTAGATTATTGGTTAGTTGAAAGGTATTGTTTATACAGTGAGGATCGTAATCGGGTATTTATTTCTGAAATTAATCATCAACCGTGGATTTTGCAGGATGTGGAGTATGAGATTAGCGAAAATTCGATGCTTAAAACATATGGAATTGATTTACCAGATCCATTTTGTGCTCACTATTGTAAAAGGCTAGATGTACATGTATGGCCACTGAAAAGAGTAAAGTTATAA